The genomic segment TCGCTGCCGCGAACGCGCACGGTGGTCGCGGTGGTTGTCGGCTTCAGGGCGTCGCCGGCGCGCATCACACCGGCTGTGACCAGCTCTTGGGTGTACGCGTGGTAGTCGGCCATGAGCTGTTGCTGTTCGGCTTCGCTCATGTTGGCGCCAATTTTTTCGTCGGAGTAGATGAGGAGTAGGTACTGCATGCTGGGTCGACGCAGGGTAGGCGTCGATTCGACACGTCCCGGATGTTTTTTTTTCGTCGAGCAGATCCTCGTGTTTCGCGCCTCCGAATGTGCGGCCGGGAGGCGCGAACGAACGACAAATGAAGAACGCCAGCCCGATGGGGCTGGCGTGAGAGCGAATCGCAACGTCGCTTTCAGTCGTACTTCATGATGGGGCGCACCTCGACACAGCCGTACGTCGCGCTGGGGATCTTCGCCGCCCACTTGAGCGCTTCGGCTTCGTCGGCCGCCTCGATGAGGTAGAACCCTCCCAGCGCCTCTTTGGTTTCCGCGAAGGGGCCATCCGTCGCCAGCGTATCCCCATTGCGCATGCGGACTGTCTTGGCCGTCGAGGTCGGCATCAGCGCTTCGCCGCCCCTGAGCGCTCCGGCCGCGATCAACTCTTGGGTGTAGGTCTCGTAGTTCGCGATCAGCGTAGCCTGATCGGCTTCGCTCATGTTCTCGTCGATGGACTCTGCCGCATAGATGAGGAGTAGGTACTGCATGTTGCCTCGACGCAGGCTGGGCTTCAGATCGACAGCCGGCGGGCGGATTTTTTCTGTGGGCGGCGTGTGGTGGAAGGGGAAAACGCCATTTCTAGGTGGATTGGGCTGAAAACACCGCCCCTCACCCCAAACAAAAGCGCCTGGGGTGGCTTCGCAGGCGCTGGGCTTGGCCTTAGGGTTTGACGCTCATGAGTGCGCCGGTGCCGAGTCAGTCGTCCCTGCTTCAACGCTACTTGGAGGTGCGGCGCTTCACCGAACAGCTGCGCGCGCCGCTGTCCGCCGAGGACTGCATCGTGCAGTCGATGCCTGATGTGAGCCCCACCAAGTGGCACCTCGCCCATGTGACGTGGTTCTTCGAGACCTTCGTGCTCAAGCCGCGTGCGGCTCGGGGCCTGGACTACTCGGTGTTCGACCCGAGCTTCGAGTACCTGTTCAACTCCTACTACAACAGCGTGGGTGCGCAGTACCCGCGGGCGCGGCGTGGTCTCGTCACGCGACCGAACCTGGAGACGGTGCTCGCGTATCGTCAACACGTCGATCAAGCGATGACCCAGGTGCTTGGGACAGAGCTCTCGGCCGAGGAGCATGCGGTCGTGGAGTTAGGGCTACACCACGAGCAGCAGCACCAAGAGCTCTTGCTGATGGACATCAAGCACGTGCTGTTTCAAAGCCCGAGCTTTCCAGTGTACTCAGCTGATACCGCGAGGAATCAATCCAGGGCTGGCTCAAGCGATGTCGGTCCGACTGAGTTCTTGGATTTTGGGGGAGGGTTGAAGGCGCTGGGAACCGACGGCCCAGGCTTTCACTTCGACAACGAGGGGCCGCGGCACCAGGTCCACCTCGAGGCCTACCAGCTCGGGTCGCGGCTCGTGACCAACGGGGAGTTTTTCGAGTTCATGCGAGACGGCGGCTATTCCCAGCCGCTTTTGTGGCTCAGCGACGGCTGGGCCAGCGTGCGCGCCGAAGGCTGGAGCTCGCCGCTCTACTGGGTGGAGCGTGAGGGCGAGTTCTATGAGTTCACCCTGCGCGGCCTCGAACCGCTCGATCTAGCTGCGCCGGTGTGCCACGTCAGCTACTTCGAGGCAGACGCGTTTGCTAGCTGGGCCAAGGCGCGGCTCCCCGGCGAAGCCGAGTGGGAGGCGGCGGCGGGAAGCTTGGGCTCTGTCCGGGATAAACCATGCGGAAATTTTGTTGAGAGCGGTGCCCTGCATCCCAGCGCGGCGCGCGGCGAAGGCCTCCGCCAGATGCACGGCGACGTCTGGGAGTGGACCGCGAGTGCCTACGCGCCGTACCCGGGCTTCAAGGTCGCGGATGGCGCCCTGGGGGAATACAACGGTAAGTTCATGGTGAGCCAGCAGGTGCTGCGCGGCGGCGCGTGCGTGACGAGCGGGAGCCACTTCCGTCCCACTTATCGGAACTTCTTCTATCCAGGCCAGCGCTGGATGTTCTCAGGGATCCGCCTCGCGCGCTGACGGATCCCCAGAGCGCGACCGTTCTCAGCCTTCGCTGATGTTCGGCACGCGAGTCAGCTCGAGGGCGAAGCGCTGCCATGCGCTGCCGAGTTCACCCCATGCCTGGAGGGAGTCCTTCATCAGCTTGGCGGTCTCGTCGATGGACTCGCACGCGCGCTTGGTCTGCTGCGCGCTGAGCTCGTTGAACTGGCTGTTCAGGCTCTCCATGCGAGCGGTCTGAGCGCGCATCAGCTTGCTGTAGGTCTCGGTGTAGGGATTGGCTGCGAAGAATTGGTTGGGAAACATGGCTAGTCCTTTGGTTGTTCGCGCCCTGTTCTACGTGAGGCGAGGGTCGCGACGTTGTGTTCCGATGCGGTGGCCCAACCACGCGATCGAGAGTTTGTGAAAGCGCCCCCGAGGGGGTGCTAGGCGCCCGCGCTGCTCTGGGCGTCGCTCGAGCTGAAGCGCGCCTCTTCGGGCTTTGAACCTAGCTCGCTGTCCTGCTGCGCATTGCCGTCGGGAACCGACTTGGGGGCCAACGCGACGCCCAGGAGGCCGACGACGCTGCTCAGGATGAGCCCGTAGGTTGCGGTGACGCCGGGGTTCAACAACCCCAGCTGAACGGCGCCGTGGTCGAACATCCACCCAAGGGCGGTGCTACCGAGCACGCCGTCCGCGAGCTGCACGCCGTGAGACTTTGCCCAGCTGGCCCAGCTGTAGAGGCTGAAGTGAACCGCGAGGCCCGTGGCAGCGGCGGCGAAGGCTGCGCGCTTGTCCATGCGCTTGAACAGGATGCCGAACAGGATCGGCACCGTGGAGGCCGCGACGATGCCGTAGACGCCCACCTGACCAAAGATGCCGAGGAGCTTCGGGGGATGAATCGAAATCAGCAGCGCGGCGACACCGATGGCCAGCAAGATGGCCTGGGAGGCGCGGTGTGCGATGCGCGCGCGCTGCTCCTCCTCGTAGTTCTTGAGCAGGTTCTTTTCCGTGAGGTTCAAGAACAGGTCGTTCGCGGCGATGCTGGAGAGCGCCACCAGGATGCCATCCAAGGTGCTCATGCCGGCGGCGAGCAGCGCCACGGTGATCACGGAGAGCATCCCTGGACCGAAGCTATTCGCCAGGTAAGCGGCCATCACCTGGTCCTGACGAAAGGCACCCGTCGTGGGATCCAGGAGCGCGTCCTTCGGAAGCTCCATCACTCGGGCGTAGAGCCCCACCAAGAGCAGCGCTGTGAAGATGCCGAAGCTGACAAGCGTTACCGCGAGGTACTGACGGATCTCCTTCTTGCCTTTCACGTAGAGCGCCTTGGTCATGATGTGCGGCTGACACACCAGCGCAAAACCGATGATGAAACCGGCGACGTAGACCGTGAATGGGCTGGAAAACAGCGGGCTCTTCGGGTTCACGCCCATCACCAGGTTCGGATCTTGGGCGGCGATCTTGTCCATGAACGGGCCGATGCCACCGCTCAGGTAGTGTGCGCCGCTGCCGATGATCACCACGCTGACGATGAGCATGATCACACCCTGCAGGGTGTTCGTGTAAGCGTGCGCGTAGGTGCCGCCGACGAAGACGTAGCTGAAGACGAAGCCAACGATCAGGAGCAGGCTCTCGAGGTTGCTCAGCCCCAGGGTTTGCTGCATCACGATCGACAAGCCGCCGACGATCAGCACGACGAAGCTCAAGCTGAGCAAGTTCACTGCTGCAAAGAAGATGGAGAGCGCCCGTGAGTCGTAGCGCTTGCCGGTCCACTGAGGCAGCGTGATGGCTTTGTGCTTCTCGCCAATCGCGCGAAACCCGGCGCTCATCACCAAGAGGCCAACTGCGATACCGAGGCCAGCGGCTAGCCCAAGATGCATGAACGCCGAGAGGCCGTGCACATAGACGAACCCGGGGTTGATCACGAAGGTCGCGGTCGAGGCGATGCTCGCGGCCAGCGTGATGCCCACCACCCACGGGTTCATGTTGCCGCTACCCACCGCGAAGGAGCGAATGTCCGTGGTGCGCTTGTGCCCCAGCCACGCGAGGTAGCTCGTACCCAGCATGTAGACGATGAACAGACCCCAAATCAGCGGCCGCTCGGCGATCAAGTCGATGTAACGCATGTCTTCCCCCGCACCCCGCGCCCTCTGGCGCGAGCAATCGATCTCAGGTCATCACCAAGCCGCCGTCGACGTCGAGTACCCGGGCGTTGAAGTACTCGCACTCGATGCAGAAGCGCAGGGCGAGCCACAGGTCTTCGGGCACACCAATTCGACCCACGGGGATGGCGGCGACCAGCGCATCGCGCGCCTTCTGATTCATGCCCTGAGTCATCGGCGTTTCCACCATGCCCGGCGCGATACCGACCACGCGGGTGCCAAACTTCGCCAGCTCGCGCGCCCAGGTCACGGCGTTTGCCGCGAGGGCCGCCTTCGCCGCGACGTAGCTGGACTGCCCGCGGTTTCCGTGTCGAGACACCGAAGACATGTTCACGATCAAGCTTGGGCGTTCCTCGCTCTCGGCGACTCGGAAGGCAAACTCGCGGGCCATGAAGGTCGCGCCGCTCAGGTTGACGGCGGTGACGGCGTCCCAGTCCGCCTTCGACATCTTCGTCAGCGCACCGGTGTCCCGCGCCTTCTTCACCAGCAAGCCATCGCGGATGATGCCAGCGTTGTTCACCAGCACGTTCAGCCCGCCCATTTGCTCCTGGGCCCAGGCGACAAAGCCTTCGCAATCTGACTCCTGGCTGACGTCCAGGCGGCGCTTGTGAATTCCGCTCGGCAATGCTTCGAGCCCGGCCTCATCGACGTCGCCTACCGCGACTTGCGCCCCCAGCTCGTGGAGACGCATTGCGAAGTGGAGTCCCATGCCTTTGGCTCCACCAGTGACGATTGCGCGACAGCTTTCCAGTTTCATACGCGGTTCCTCGTAGCTCGAGCTCAGAAGTGCTCGCGGTCCAGGCTCTGAGCCTGGAGGTCTTGGGTTGCCTTGATGAACTCGACCTGCAGACGCTGGACGTAGTTCAGCGTGTCCTTCGCGAGCCAAGCGCTCGCGTCGACCCAGTGTAGCCAGCGGCCAAGCGCCTGACTCGCCAGTTCCGCGTGCAGCGTCGCCGCCGGCTGCAGTGTTTCAGCCTGCTGCAGTGTCTCAGCGTACGCTCCACTGAACGGGTTCGAGGATGGAGCGAATCCTGGAGGGAACACGCCAGGCCAAGGCGTGCTCTGTAGCGCGCGTAGCCACTGTTCTTGCAGCTGGGCCGCCACTTGGGTCCCCCCGAACAGGCGCGACCACTCGCCGAGCAGTTTGCTCCAGATCACGCCGTGCTTGGGTTGCTGGTTGAACACGGCGCCAAACTACGGGACGGCGATTGGGTCGTCAATTGAAATGTTGCATTGCAACACGGTGCTGCCGGTCGCGACCGCTGGGTCCCTTTGGCTGAGCCGATTTACGCTAGAAAGCTGATTCTGAGGGTATGGTGCGTCGCGAAACGAAAGGGCTTGACGCTGACCCGTCGGATGGAGCAAGACAGACGACGTTGTTGCGATGCAACATGGCGGGGTTCGAAGCTCGTGAATCGAGGCCGAGCGCCGTCCAGGAGGCGATGTGCATTGGCGGTTTAGCAGTCCGAACTTTTACGAAGGTCCCCTACCTGGGGCTCCCGAAGAGGACAGCTACGCCGACGTGTGTGGAGCGCGTATTCGCTATCGCGTGTCTGGAAGTGGGCCCGCGGTGGTGTTGCTTCACGGCTACGCGTCTTCCCTCGATGCGTGGGACGACGTCGTCCCAGCCCTATCGGCGCGCCATCAGGTGATCGCTGTCGACTTGAAGGGCTTTGGCTACAGCAGTCGCGGCGCGGGCGACTATTCACCCGCAGCCCAAGCACGAATCGTGGTGGCCCTCCTCGACCACTTGCGGCTCCCTCGCGCCGCGATCGTGGGTCACTCGTGGGGTGCGTCGGTCGCGCTCGCGACGAGCCTGGCAGTGCCTCAGCGGATCAGTCGCGTGGCCCTCTACGATGCGTGGGTCTATGAAGATCAGCTCCCAGCGTGGATGGTGCTGGCCCGAGCCGATGGCATTGGTGAGTGGATGTTTGGCTGGAGCGGTCACGGGCACGTGGAGCGCACCATGCCCATTGCCTACTACGACCGGCGTCGCATCACCTCCGATCGAGTGCGCCGCGTGGAGCAGCTGCTGGAGCTCCCGGGTAGCAAAGCCGCGGCGTTGGCAACGCTGCGCGCCCAGAAGTTTCGCCGTCAGGAGCAACGCTACGGGGAACTGAGTCAGCCCGTGTTGTTGCTCTGGGGCAAGGAAGACTGCATCTCCACGCTGCCGGTGGCGTATCGGCTCATGCGGCAGCTCAGGCATGCGGAACTCAAGGTGTATCCCCGCTGCGGTCACTTCCCCATGGTCGAGGCCCTGGAAGAATCCAACCGCGACCTCGCGGGTTTCCTCGAAGTGGAGGTCGAAGCGGCTCAGGCGGACGCGCTAGGATCGGAGCTCAAGCGCAGGAGGGCGCCATGAGTTTTCAAACCGTCGGTCCGTGGGGCGCGTTCAAGCGCTACTTCAAGGCGTGGGACAACGCGACCACGCCGTATCTCGATAGTGTGCTCAAGAACCCGTTGTTACTCGAGCCGGTCGCTGGTTGCTTGGGTGCAGCCACCAAGCTCAAGCGCGCAGCGGACAGCCTGAGCGCTGGCGTGTGGTCGGGGATGGGCCTGCCGACGCGCCGGGATCAGGAGCGCACGTTGCACGTTCTCCACGAGCTGGAGAGCCGTCTGATCGATCTCGAGGAGCGCTTGGAAGATCTCCAAGGTGCTGCTGCTGCGCCGCGAGAGTGATTCGCTTCGCAGCGTTTCCGAGGCGCGCCGCACGAACGCGCCGTTTCCTGGGGGAGCCATGGACGTTACGCCGTATCTGAAAGTCGAAAATGCTGCATTGATTCTGCTCGAGGCTGCCGCGCGCCACGGGGACTTGTCGCGGTTCATGCTGCCTACCTCCGAAGTACCTCGAGGAAACAACTACAGCGGCTTCGCACCTTTGAGTTGGCTCGCCCATGGCAAGCAGGTCGCGGCCGTATGGCGCATGCTCCGCGACTTCGGTCTCGCTCGGGGGGAGCGCGCGGCGGTGTTCGGGCACAATCGCGTGGAGTGGATGGCTGCGGCGCTTGGCGTTCAGGCCGCTGGTGGCGTCTGCGTTCCGATTTACCCCGCTTCGACTGCGCCCCAGGCGGCTTACATCCTGAATCACAGTGACGCGCGAGTGGTCTTCGTGGACTCCGTGGAGTTGCTTGGGCGGCTGCTTGACCAAGCCGAAGAGCTTGGGACCGTGGAGCGGGTCCAACTCATCGATCCGGATCTCAGCCTCGATGTGGCGCGGGACCAGCTGGCCTCACGCCTCGAGCAGCCGAGCGCACGGGCACTGCTCGAGCGCACCGCGCCCTGGAACGACCTGCTGTCAGCGATGGGCGACACCGAGGTAGAGCTTGCGACCAGGAGCGCCGCGAGCGTACCTGTCACTGCGCCGGGCATGATGCTCTACACCAGTGGCACCACGGGTCACCCCAAGGGCGTGCCGCTCACCCACGAGAACCTCGGCATCAACTGGCGCGACTGGTTCGTGAACAACGCGCCACGCCTGCCGGAAGACGGCGTGGACCTGCTATGGCTCCCGATGAGCCACATCTTCGGCTACGGCGAGACCATCATCGGCAACCGTCTGGGCTTCTTGAGTTACCTCACGGATCCAAAAACGGTGCTCGACTTGATGCCGCGGATTCGCCCCAACGTCTTCATGAGTGTGCCGGTGTACTGGGAACGACTGGCGGCCTCGGTCATCGAGCTAGCGGACGAAGCGGCCCGCGCGAAGCGCCTGCAGGCGGTCACGGGTGGGCGCTTGCAGTTCTGCCTCTCGGGCGGTGCCGGGTTGAAGCGCCAAGTGAAGGAGCAGTTCCTCTCCGCGGGGATCTTGATCATCGAAGGCTATGGCCTAACGGAGTGCTCTCCGACGCTCACCCTCAACCGGCCCGACGACTTTGACTTCGAGAGCGTCGGCAAGCCACTACCCTCCGTCGAGCTCAAGCTGGACGACGACGGCGAGATCCTCGCCAAAGGGCCAAGCATCTTTGGTGGCTACCACAAGAACCCTGAAGCGACCGCTGAAGCGTTCGACAGCGAAGGCTGGTTCAAGACGGGCGACCTGGGGCGCTTCACCGAAAGGGGCTTCTTGCAGATCATCGGTCGCAAGAAGGAGATCTTGGTCACCGCGGGAGGCAAGAATGTTGCCCCAGGGAACATAGAGAAACTCTTCGCCGACGACCCGCTGTTCGAGCACGCGGTCGCCTATGGAGACGCGAAAAAGTACATCGTGCTTGGTGTCTGGCCGAATCAAGAGGAGCTCGAGGCGCGCACCAAGGCGAGCGGCAGGTCCGCCGAAGAGCTAATCCAGTCCCGCATTGAAGCGGCGAATCACGACCTCGCGCGCTTCGAGCAGATCAAGCGCTTCAAGCTGATGGCGCCGAGCCTCAGCGTGGACGACGGCATGCTCACGACTACCCTGAAGTTGCGTCGCAAGGCGGTATACGAACGGTTCCGCGATGCATTCGAAGGGCTCTATGAATGACTAAGCCAGCCAATGATCTCGGGGAAGCCGAACTTCAGCGCGCTGAGTGGGCCGAGCTGATCGACCTGTTGAAGAAGCCCCGTAGCGTGGTCGGGCAGACACCGGCCCGCGTCGTGCACCGGGAGAACAAGCTCCGCGTGCTTCGCTACACCCCGCGGCCGGAGGGCATCAGTCACAAGACTCCGATTGTGATCGTGCCGAGCTTGATCAACCGCAACTACGTGCTCGACTTGCTTCCAGGCAAGAGCTTCGTCGAGTTCTTGGTGGAGCAAGGTCATGACGTCTACATGATCGACTGGGGTACGCCGACCGCTGAAGACCGCCACCTGGACTTCGATGTGTACTGTGATCGCTACATATCCCGGGCAATCCGCGCCGCCCGTCGTCACTCTGGCGCCCAGCGCGTGCACCTCCTCGGTTATTGCCTCGGGGGAACGCTCACGAGTATCTACGCAGCGGCTTATCCAGAACGCGTCGCCACATTGACCGCGCTTGCCGCCCCCATCGACTTTCACGACGGCGGCTTGCTGTCGGCCTGGACGTTGACCAAGACGTTTGATCTCCCAGCGCTCGTCAAGGCCTTCGCCAACGTGCCGTGGCCGCTGATGCAGGCGTCGTTTCACATGCTGCGGCCCACGCTGGCAATCAGCAAGCTGATCACGTTGGTCGATCGCCGCGCTGACGCGGAGTTCTTGCGGGGCTTCTTCGCGACGGAGATCTGGGGCAACGACAACGTCTCCTTCCCCGGCGCTTGCTACGAGCGCTACATCCAAGAGCTCTACCGAGACAATCGCTTGGTGCGCGGCGACTTCGTGCTGAGCGGTCGCGCGGCACGCCTCGACTCGATCGAGTGCCCGACGTTGGTGGTCACCTTTCGTGATGATCACATCGTACCTTGGCGCGGCGCCGCACGGCTTCACGAGCTGATCTCCAGCGAAGACAAGGACATCTTGCAGCTGCCAGGTGGTCACGTCGGCGCCGTCGTCTCGAGACGCGCACGGGACGGCCTGTGGAAGCAAATGAGCGAGTTCTGGGCGAACCGTGAGGACCGCTCAGTTGCTGCGACGCCGGTACAACCAGAGCGCCGCGAGCAAACCAACTAGGCTGAGTTGTGCAGGTGCGTTGCCGCGCGGCAAAAGAGCGCCTGGAAGCGAGCAACTGCAGCCGCTAGAAGACTCGCCCGCTGGTTCGGTGCAGCTGCCGCCCGCGGAGACGGAGGAGCAGTGGCTGTTGCCACTGCCGCCGGTGCTCGGGCTGCCACCCGACGTTCCTAACCCCCCGCTGCCGCCGCTACTCAGCGCTCCCCCGGAGCCAACTGCGCCTCCCGAACTAACTGCGCCTCCCGAGCTTCCACCGGTTGCGCCATTTCCGCCGCTGCTCACGCTACCAAGACCCCAGAAGGCCGCCATGGAGCGCGCTGCGCACACATCGAAGTCGACGGCCCAGGTCCCCGTCGCGCCGCACCCCGTCTCAGGGTCGACGAAGCTACCGTGGGGAGCGTTGCTGACCCGCACGGTCTCAACCAGGATTTCGCCGGAGCCTGCGCTGTAGCCCTCGCGCTGCACCGACCCGAGGTTCTCGGACGCGTCAGGAGCCTGGTCGATGCCGTGCACGTTCGTCCACTGCTCCATCAGCTCTCGCTGGTTGTTCGGGTTGACCACGGCGTCGGAGCTGCCCGCCCAGATGGTTACGCGCGGAAACGGACCGGTGTAGCCTGGTAGCGCGTTGCGCACCAGGTCGCCCTGTTGCTGGGGCGTCTTGTCGATGCCTGGCGACAAGCAGCTCGCCACCTGAGTCAAGCTCGTGGAGCAGTCGTAAGGGATCCCTGCGATGATGCCGCCGCCGGCGAACACGTCTGGCCAGGTGGCGAGCATCAACGCGGTCTCGGCGCCACCCGCTGACAAGCCCATGATGTAGACCCTAGACGCATCGATGGCGTAGTCCGCTTGCATGCGCTGGACCATCTCGACGATCGACTGATTCTCGCCCTTACCGCGCTCCAGGTTCGCTCGGTCGCCGAACTCGCCGTACCAGTTGAAGCAGCGAGCGCCATTGTTTGCGGCCGTTTGCTCCGGGTACACCACGAAGAAGCCGAGCTCATCCGCCAGTGGTTCCCAGCCCACGCGTCGGTAGTCTGCAGCCGTCTGCGAGCAGCCGTGGAGCGCGAGTACGAGCGGGGCGGTTCCCGAGGGAAGCGGGCTCGGCACGTAACGATACATGTTGAGCGCACCGGGGTTCGAACCGAAGTTCTGGATTGGCTCGAACGCCC from the Polyangiaceae bacterium genome contains:
- a CDS encoding sodium:solute symporter family protein, whose translation is MRYIDLIAERPLIWGLFIVYMLGTSYLAWLGHKRTTDIRSFAVGSGNMNPWVVGITLAASIASTATFVINPGFVYVHGLSAFMHLGLAAGLGIAVGLLVMSAGFRAIGEKHKAITLPQWTGKRYDSRALSIFFAAVNLLSLSFVVLIVGGLSIVMQQTLGLSNLESLLLIVGFVFSYVFVGGTYAHAYTNTLQGVIMLIVSVVIIGSGAHYLSGGIGPFMDKIAAQDPNLVMGVNPKSPLFSSPFTVYVAGFIIGFALVCQPHIMTKALYVKGKKEIRQYLAVTLVSFGIFTALLLVGLYARVMELPKDALLDPTTGAFRQDQVMAAYLANSFGPGMLSVITVALLAAGMSTLDGILVALSSIAANDLFLNLTEKNLLKNYEEEQRARIAHRASQAILLAIGVAALLISIHPPKLLGIFGQVGVYGIVAASTVPILFGILFKRMDKRAAFAAAATGLAVHFSLYSWASWAKSHGVQLADGVLGSTALGWMFDHGAVQLGLLNPGVTATYGLILSSVVGLLGVALAPKSVPDGNAQQDSELGSKPEEARFSSSDAQSSAGA
- a CDS encoding alpha/beta fold hydrolase, with the protein product MHWRFSSPNFYEGPLPGAPEEDSYADVCGARIRYRVSGSGPAVVLLHGYASSLDAWDDVVPALSARHQVIAVDLKGFGYSSRGAGDYSPAAQARIVVALLDHLRLPRAAIVGHSWGASVALATSLAVPQRISRVALYDAWVYEDQLPAWMVLARADGIGEWMFGWSGHGHVERTMPIAYYDRRRITSDRVRRVEQLLELPGSKAAALATLRAQKFRRQEQRYGELSQPVLLLWGKEDCISTLPVAYRLMRQLRHAELKVYPRCGHFPMVEALEESNRDLAGFLEVEVEAAQADALGSELKRRRAP
- a CDS encoding SDR family oxidoreductase, translating into MKLESCRAIVTGGAKGMGLHFAMRLHELGAQVAVGDVDEAGLEALPSGIHKRRLDVSQESDCEGFVAWAQEQMGGLNVLVNNAGIIRDGLLVKKARDTGALTKMSKADWDAVTAVNLSGATFMAREFAFRVAESEERPSLIVNMSSVSRHGNRGQSSYVAAKAALAANAVTWARELAKFGTRVVGIAPGMVETPMTQGMNQKARDALVAAIPVGRIGVPEDLWLALRFCIECEYFNARVLDVDGGLVMT
- a CDS encoding ergothioneine biosynthesis protein EgtB, which codes for MSAPVPSQSSLLQRYLEVRRFTEQLRAPLSAEDCIVQSMPDVSPTKWHLAHVTWFFETFVLKPRAARGLDYSVFDPSFEYLFNSYYNSVGAQYPRARRGLVTRPNLETVLAYRQHVDQAMTQVLGTELSAEEHAVVELGLHHEQQHQELLLMDIKHVLFQSPSFPVYSADTARNQSRAGSSDVGPTEFLDFGGGLKALGTDGPGFHFDNEGPRHQVHLEAYQLGSRLVTNGEFFEFMRDGGYSQPLLWLSDGWASVRAEGWSSPLYWVEREGEFYEFTLRGLEPLDLAAPVCHVSYFEADAFASWAKARLPGEAEWEAAAGSLGSVRDKPCGNFVESGALHPSAARGEGLRQMHGDVWEWTASAYAPYPGFKVADGALGEYNGKFMVSQQVLRGGACVTSGSHFRPTYRNFFYPGQRWMFSGIRLAR
- a CDS encoding alpha/beta fold hydrolase gives rise to the protein MTKPANDLGEAELQRAEWAELIDLLKKPRSVVGQTPARVVHRENKLRVLRYTPRPEGISHKTPIVIVPSLINRNYVLDLLPGKSFVEFLVEQGHDVYMIDWGTPTAEDRHLDFDVYCDRYISRAIRAARRHSGAQRVHLLGYCLGGTLTSIYAAAYPERVATLTALAAPIDFHDGGLLSAWTLTKTFDLPALVKAFANVPWPLMQASFHMLRPTLAISKLITLVDRRADAEFLRGFFATEIWGNDNVSFPGACYERYIQELYRDNRLVRGDFVLSGRAARLDSIECPTLVVTFRDDHIVPWRGAARLHELISSEDKDILQLPGGHVGAVVSRRARDGLWKQMSEFWANREDRSVAATPVQPERREQTN
- a CDS encoding YciI family protein, whose translation is MQYLLLIYSDEKIGANMSEAEQQQLMADYHAYTQELVTAGVMRAGDALKPTTTATTVRVRGSETMTTDGPFAETKEALGGYYLIEAPNLDEALKWAAKIPTAKYGSIEVRPIMVY
- a CDS encoding PHB depolymerase family esterase, which gives rise to MSPPKPSSIQRALVVAQLSSALTLALVGCGAPLPPDQETEGQTSLAFEGAGAFEPIQNFGSNPGALNMYRYVPSPLPSGTAPLVLALHGCSQTAADYRRVGWEPLADELGFFVVYPEQTAANNGARCFNWYGEFGDRANLERGKGENQSIVEMVQRMQADYAIDASRVYIMGLSAGGAETALMLATWPDVFAGGGIIAGIPYDCSTSLTQVASCLSPGIDKTPQQQGDLVRNALPGYTGPFPRVTIWAGSSDAVVNPNNQRELMEQWTNVHGIDQAPDASENLGSVQREGYSAGSGEILVETVRVSNAPHGSFVDPETGCGATGTWAVDFDVCAARSMAAFWGLGSVSSGGNGATGGSSGGAVSSGGAVGSGGALSSGGSGGLGTSGGSPSTGGSGNSHCSSVSAGGSCTEPAGESSSGCSCSLPGALLPRGNAPAQLSLVGLLAALWLYRRRSN
- a CDS encoding YciI family protein, giving the protein MQYLLLIYAAESIDENMSEADQATLIANYETYTQELIAAGALRGGEALMPTSTAKTVRMRNGDTLATDGPFAETKEALGGFYLIEAADEAEALKWAAKIPSATYGCVEVRPIMKYD
- a CDS encoding long-chain fatty acid--CoA ligase, coding for MLLLRRESDSLRSVSEARRTNAPFPGGAMDVTPYLKVENAALILLEAAARHGDLSRFMLPTSEVPRGNNYSGFAPLSWLAHGKQVAAVWRMLRDFGLARGERAAVFGHNRVEWMAAALGVQAAGGVCVPIYPASTAPQAAYILNHSDARVVFVDSVELLGRLLDQAEELGTVERVQLIDPDLSLDVARDQLASRLEQPSARALLERTAPWNDLLSAMGDTEVELATRSAASVPVTAPGMMLYTSGTTGHPKGVPLTHENLGINWRDWFVNNAPRLPEDGVDLLWLPMSHIFGYGETIIGNRLGFLSYLTDPKTVLDLMPRIRPNVFMSVPVYWERLAASVIELADEAARAKRLQAVTGGRLQFCLSGGAGLKRQVKEQFLSAGILIIEGYGLTECSPTLTLNRPDDFDFESVGKPLPSVELKLDDDGEILAKGPSIFGGYHKNPEATAEAFDSEGWFKTGDLGRFTERGFLQIIGRKKEILVTAGGKNVAPGNIEKLFADDPLFEHAVAYGDAKKYIVLGVWPNQEELEARTKASGRSAEELIQSRIEAANHDLARFEQIKRFKLMAPSLSVDDGMLTTTLKLRRKAVYERFRDAFEGLYE